Proteins encoded within one genomic window of Natator depressus isolate rNatDep1 chromosome 1, rNatDep2.hap1, whole genome shotgun sequence:
- the LOC141990437 gene encoding exophilin-5-like isoform X2 — MREDLAAALETQQRAGKLQKKKQDVTGLQGVTGEWFEEIQRKKFLNETDVNRMLKRPLAHWLRKTSRNDPKEFKMSSPQNPQAQKNVLPSILGFRTPFASLFSFKKSRKHSLKHQTRQQPRYDSFALGAHTSSKVEEMAQAEICNSSLPAELPGNLFDATQAEMMEDSAPIWNEQLEKEFFRVLGDLDDQLAQEQAQDSVNRKRLVDSGPRAQYLFPSTSRQTAIRGRHRNNCSETPSTFFSDATRTIRAKEDHKIFYRPRKFYDTYMNRRHSASKEDYMHKDSLDSSYPVLSRRLSSVSFGESSEGSLHLPSIRQSSGFGHNSYIGKSTVGRSYSVCSLQRYPSSASPDPFSTTSLQNLLATENNSGFVQRNNRQTPKRIPLSSIVWNKPYTSGHASNQDNLFRTQSLTEYNATKQDTYPCPLHENREYEFYRSKHHFRRAVSSTNWFSSVSCTDKAATSLSFDNWENYPLCWLENNLSRSHYRDTACHGRFQMHQKSSPFGRKEEHPSCSDIYQYYNDEVFLSPDAHCEMITSHLNDQQSAHAKNAKLASQCRQSGFQTCVLENRNSAEISSSGSSKLLSKNSKDLQSCLTYKSAITSPSINADVSNETVLLGSRVKMKLVAENSSSATKGSQSQPQPLVTQTNIKKDVKKAASDKVRDLERSGKADQKSIKDIILQPVSQKVDTKNTTDPQISPSNNAAALQNSTSILNSPLSLSSSRQTQLTATREITKNSISKSCKRNLQRKENDLPAHSELNQAPSLLSVDESRRGSFLSNLKQWEHNLFNSAKRKGIKLGSQRAETTDHITPKGESFLVDVLQSSASVHSAPITEILANHQSVLPSPPELLSHSSQGSLEDFSHKSYLKSLETPTNSSVNCRVTEAPAEGGKVVELADVVAKDIPQEKPKDQNILASKDHNSQLTTGDSQNRNCENTYAHSYDRSPEIAERSLNYFCLERENGKTRQNASCTESLYRQGRLLRHTHSSSISGSPGKSNPESPEPPVVYYTLPRKSASIAGSVMSDMSISFPQSKTARWDHVEKQNSDRTAAFSFNQGDKISSLGPAHSSIRQIPLDGITDIKGSVLQIKDHPLSLNRSPNHSISGSTVVSESDGLTEREKLVNKKESPVFSDCLEKEMGDSLQKYRTISTFTVSGDEDHVEYHELVSIYYTLPRSHSRTLCNLFLDDPERTALPLFTEKSKSPKMPNKNSEVRMGLANVAFPSTLEKERPPHTPDQTPAASMTPQTAKTGAIDTDQESSHFSPSTEKVCTSQSMSIVHNKKDISPGLALKESTSVLPDMVTSDISIRDPESTAEADTSVKAISTVSHNQNIDICFSSGKESKEKEDILHTDTPLISTLSTPPKPKDPPENVFNFTSAINNTNRVQNRDSKNCQQSIKVGGSNNQNILPPQLDKNNSHEGKSRIESAVNKTPITSAESKSRHDAGAKERSDFQHQSISLYNNKCTEFQLGAESSGNSTDEALISDRQMLQNSHNKPFQLGTVSAAKPVLQPAKTGIPDTHELVSPKTKQEQISLNTQMDKDCTSLQKAVMYSEDKLSSVTQDLQLLQSAVNENKLRSDGTREKFSNIEKRKNRPSIKNEVAAIYKTSRKFSSKKVNPKPHVSNIFSQNDGGTTSLEINMTHSTLRSPASIQPFLQTGNEDQNQNLTPGVCNSPVHKISEKNKRSQANDDSPLLVKNKNQGPFANSCQQRREVNNPKQNENEVESMLSPTTLFPKERAARSKNSQTLGQGLENRNQTIFSRATEADSSGNQKRTSTGSSYDPLLLPFLTDKNSNPFIKNMQASVCIQKQVLSPDECDHDQNLHRSKSLKNANLHSNQSRISHAKNQRERHFSESTYTQDSHDNPGSGSNCLPKESRYSRKFKSYSELCSCDENENWASYDKRNTIYGTSRVMYPSIEFGIFGKEQQLAFLENIKRSLTEGRLWRPCLLKNPGFLRSEESDSLKRAELLSSGSARSKMSVDASSPRDPTDIYGEELMVYSDSDTDTTTDDEYYICETDKESEL; from the exons GCTGAAATATGCAACTCATCTTTACCAGCTGAACTACCTGGTAATTTATTTGATGCAACTCAAGCTGAAATGATGGAGGACAGTGCACCTATATGGAATGAACAGCTAGAAAAAGAGTTCTTCCGTG TTCTAGGTGATCTGGATGACCAGCTGGCACAGGAACAAGCCCAAGATTCAGTGAACAGAAAGCGTCTAGTTGACAGTGGACCAAGAGCACAATATCTGTTTCCCAGTACAAGCAGACAGACTGCTATTAGGGGACGACACAGAAATAACTGCAGTGAAACACCCAGCACATTTTTCTCTGATGCAACAAGAACAATAAGAGCCAAAGAGGATCATAAAATTTTCTACAGACCAAGGAAATTTTATGATACATATATGAACAGGCGCCATTCAGCCTCTAAAGAAGATTACATGCACAAGGATTCATTAGACAGTAGTTATCCTGTTCTGAGCAGAAGGCTGTCTTCTGTATCTTTTGGAGAGTCCTCAGAAGGTAGCTTGCATCTTCCTTCCATAAGACAGAGCAGTGGATTCGGACACAACAGTTATATAGGCAAGAGTACAGTTGGGAGAAGTTACTCTGTGTGTTCTCTTCAGAGATATCCATCTTCTGCATCCCCTGACCCATTTTCAACAACTAGTTTACAAAATCTATTGGCAACAGAGAACAACAGTGGATTTGTACAAAGGAACAATCGTCAAACCCCAAAGCGAATTCCCCTCTCTTCTATTGTATGGAATAAACCATATACTTCTGGACATGCATCAAATCAAGACAATCTTTTTAGGACTCAATCATTAACGGAATATAATGCCACAAAACAGGATACATATCCTTGCCCTCTGCATGAAAACAGAGAATATGAATTTTACCGGTCAAAACACCATTTCAGAAGAGCTGTGTCAAGTACTAATTGGTTTAGTAGCGTCAGTTGCACAGACAAAGCTGCTACTTCACTATCCTTTGATAACTGGGAGAATTATCCATTATGCTGGTTGGAAAACAACCTCTCTAGGTCCCACTATAGAGATACAGCTTGTCATGGTAGGTTCCAAATGCACCAAAAGAGTTCTCCTTTTGGAAGAAAAGAGGAGCACCCTTCCTGTTCTGATATTTATCAGTACTACAATGATGAAGTGTTTCTTTCCCCTGATGCTCACTGTGAAATGATTACATCTCATTTAAATGACCAGCAAAGTGCACATGCAAAGAATGCTAAACTTGCTTCACAGTGCCGTCAGAGTGGCTTTCAAACATGTGTGCTAGAGAACAGAAATAGTGCGGAGATATCAAGTAGTGGAAGTAGTAAACTGCTTTCAAAGAATTCAAAAGACCTTCAGAGCTGTCTCACTTATAAATCTGCCATTACTTCACCCAGCATCAACGCAGATGTGTCTAATGAGACTGTCTTACTGGGTTCAAGGGTCAAAATGAAATTGGTAGCAGAGAACAGCAGTTCTGCCACTAAGGGTTCCCAAAGCCAGCCACAGCCTTTGGTTACCCAAACGAATATTAAGAAAGACGTTAAAAAAGCTGCTTCAGACAAGGTCAGAGACTTGGAACGATCAGGCAAGGCAGACCAGAAGAGTATCAAAGACATAATATTACAGCCAGTTTCTCAGAAAGTGGATACAAAAAATACCACTGATCCCCAGATTTCTCCTTCTAATAATGCTGCTGCCTTGCAAAACAGCACATCTATTCTTAATTCACCTCTCTCACTGAGTTCAAGCAGACAAACCCAGCTCACCGCCACCAGAGAGATTACAAAAAATAGCATATCAAAGAGTTGTAAAAGAAACctacaaagaaaggaaaatgatcTTCCTGCTCACAGTGAACTTAATCAGGCCCCTTCTCTTCTGTCAGTTGATGAGAGCAGAAGGGGATCGTTTCTTTCAAATCTAAAGCAATGGGAACATAATCTTTTTaattcagcaaaaagaaaaggcattaAATTAGGAAGCCAGAGAGCAGAAACTACTGATCATATCACTCCTAAGGGAGAGTCTTTCCTGGTAGATGTTCTACAAAGTAGTGCATCAGTTCATTCTGCTCCAATTACTGAAATATTGGCAAACCATCAAAGCGTATTGCCCAGTCCTCCAGAACTTTTGTCTCATAGTTCACAAGGCTCTCTAGAAGACTTTTCTCATAAGAGCTATCTGAAATCTTTAGAAACTCCAACTAATTCTTCAGTGAATTGCAGAGTTACTGAAGCTCCAGCAGAAGGTGGGAAAGTAGTTGAGTTGGCAGATGTTGTTGCAAAAGATATTCCCCAGGAAAAACCCAAAGATCAAAATATTTTAGCCAGTAAGGACCATAATAGTCAATTAACTACTGGTGATTCACAAAACAGGAACTGTGAGAATACTTATGCACATAGTTATGACAGAAGCCCAGAGATTGCAGAACGTAGTTTAAACTATTTTTGTttggaaagagaaaatggaaaaacaagacaaaatgCATCTTGTACTGAAAGTCTCTATAGGCAAGGAAGGTTACTGAGACACACACATAGTAGCAGCATTTCTGGCTCTCCTGGTAAAAGCAACCCTGAGTCTCCAGAGCCTCCTGTCGTTTATTACACTTTACCTAGAAAATCAGCTAGCATTGCTGGCAGTGTAATGTCAGATATGTCCATCTCTTTCCCTCAAAGCAAAACAGCCAGGTGGGATCATGTAGAGAAGCAGAACTCAGACAGAACTGCTGCCTTTTCTTTTAATCAAGGAGATAAAATATCTTCTTTAGGACCAGCACATTCTTCAATAAGACAAATACCTTTAGATGGTATTACAGATATCAAAGGAAGTGTCCTGCAAATTAAGGATCACCCTTTGTCTCTAAACAGGAGCCCTAACCACTCCATAAGTGGAAGTACAGTAGTCTCTGAATCAGATGgacttacagagagagagaaacttgtaAACAAAAAAGAATCCCCTGTATTTTCAGACTGTTTGGAAAAGGAAATGGGGGATTCTTTGCAGAAATACAGAACTATTAGCACATTTACAGTTTCTGGTGATGAGGATCATGTTGAATATCACGAGTTGGTTTCAATTTATTACACCTTACCACGGAGTCATTCAAGAACATTGTGTAACCTCTTTCTAGATGATCCAGAGAGGACAGCTTTACCTCTTTTCACAGAAAAATCTAAATCACCAAAAATGCCAAACAAGAACTCTGAAGTTCGTATGGGTTTAGCAAATGTAGCTTTTCCTAGCACCTTAGAAAAAGAGAGACCCCCACATACTCCTGATCAAACTCCTGCAGCTTCAATGACACCCCAGACTGCAAAGACAGGAGCTATTGACACTGATCAGGAAAGCTCACATTTTTCTCCCAGCACTGAGAAAGTATGTACTTCACAATCAATGAGCATTGTACATAATAAGAAAGATATTTCACCAGGGCTTGCATTAAAAGAAAGCACATCTGTACTTCCTGACATGGTGACATCAGACATTTCTATTCGTGATCCAGAATCCACTGCAGAAGCAGATACTTCTGTTAAGGCAATTTCTACTGTTTCACACAACCAAAATATTGATATATGCTTTTCTTCAGGTAAAGAAAGTAAAGAGAAGGAGGACATATTGCATACTGACACACCGTTAATCTCCACTTTGTcaacccccccaaaacccaaaGACCCTCCAGagaatgtttttaattttacttcTGCAATTAATAATACTAATCGTGTGCAAAACAGAGACTCCAAAAATTGCCAGCAATCTATTAAAGTAGGAGGGAGTAACAATCAGAATATTTTACCACCCCAGTTAGATAAAAATAATTCCCATGAAGGAAAAAGTCGTATAGAGTCTGCAGTCAATAAAACACCAATAACCTCTGCTGAAAGTAAATCTAGACATGATGCAGGAGCCAAAGAGAGATCAGATTTTCAACACCAAAGCATTTCCCTATATAACAATAAATGTACTGAATTTCAATTAGGAGCTGAAAGTTCCGGAAATAGCACCGATGAAGCATTAATTTCTGATAGACAAATGCTTCAAAATTCACATAACAAACCATTTCAGCTTGGCACGGTTTCTGCAGCTAAACCTGTACTTCAACCAGCCAAAACAGGTATCCCAGACACACATGAGTTAGTGAGCCCCAAAACTAAACAAGAGCAAATATCCCTGAACACTCAGATGGACAAAGATTGCACTAGTTTGCAGAAAGCTGTGATGTACAGTGAAGATAAACTCTCCAGTGTCACACAGGATCTGCAACTGCTGCAAAGTGCAGTGAACGAAAATAAGCTTAGGTCTGATGGCACTAGAGAGAAATTCAGTAAtatagaaaaaaggaaaaataggcCCTCAATTAAAAATGAAGTGGCAGCCATTTACAAAACAAGCCGAAAATTTTCTAGTAAAAAGGTAAACCCCAAACCACACGTAAGTAATATATTTTCACAGAATGATGGAGGTACCACTTCGTTAGAGATTAACATGACCCACAGCACATTGCGTTCCCCTGCTTCTATCCAGCCATTTCTGCAAACTGGGAATGAAGACCAGAATCAAAATCTGACCCCTGGTGTTTGTAACAGCCCTGTTCACAAAATATCTGAGAAGAATAAGAGATCACAAGCTAATGATGACTCTCCATTGTTAGTTAAAAACAAGAATCAAGGGCCTTTTGCAAATTCATGCCAGCAGAGAAGAGAAGTCAACAATCCCAAACAAAACGAGAATGAAGTGGAAAGCATGCTGAGCCCCACAACCCTATTTCCAAAGGAAAGAGCTGCAAGAAGTAAAAATTCCCAAACACTTGGCCAGGGGTTGGAAAACAGAAATCAGACCATCTTTTCCAGAGCTACTGAAGCAGATTCATCAGGCAATCAAAAGAGAACAAGTACTGGTAGTTCCTATGATCCTCTACTGTTGCCATTTTTAACTGACAAAAACTCCAACCCGTTTATAAAAAATATGCAGGCAAGTGTTTGTATACAGAAACAGGTCCTTTCCCCAGATGAGTGTGATCATGATCAAAACCTCCATCGGTCAAAGAGTTTAAAAAATGCAAACCTGCACAGTAATCAGTCACGCATAAGTCATGCAAAGAATCAACGTGAACGTCACTTTTCTGAAAGCACCTATACTCAAGATTCCCATGACAACCCTGGCTCTGGAAGTAACTGTCTACCTAAAGAAAGCAGGTACAGTAGAAAGTTTAAATCTTATTCCGAGCTGTGTTCTTgtgatgaaaatgaaaactggGCTTCGTATGATAAGAGGAACACCATCTACGGCACTAGCCGTGTGATGTATCCTTCTATTGAGTTTGGTATATTTGGAAAAGAACAACAACTGGCGTTCCTGGAAAATATCAAGCGATCGCTCACAGAAGGGAGATTATGGAGACCATGTCTTCTTAAAAACCCTGGCTTTCTGAGAAGTGAAGAGAGTGATTCTTTAAAGAGGGCTGAGCTCTTGAGCTCAGGTTCTGCTAGGAGCAAAATGTCAGTAGATGCTTCATCCCCAAGAGACCCAACTGACATCTATGGAGAAGAACTAATGGTTTATTCAGACTCAGACACTGATACCACCACAGATGATGAATACTATATTTGTGAGACTGATAAAGAATCAGAATTGTGA